The nucleotide window GGATCGGGAACCCGGTCAGCGGAAGGAAAGCGCTCCACGCCATCTATTCCACCGGCGGCTATTCGCTGACGGTGACTGACGACGAGATCATCAAGGCACAGCAGCTCCTCGGAAGGAAAGAGGGCGTCTGCGTCGAGCCTGCTTCCGCCGCATCCGTGGCCGGACTGAAGAAGCTCCGCGAGATGGGCATCGCCGACAGGGATGAGAGGGCGGTCTGCATCTGCACCGGAAACGGCCTCAAGGATCCGGACACCATCATCAACAACTGCGCTCCCCCGATCAAATGCGGCAATTCCGTCGCAGAAGTCGAGCGCATCCTCTCCCAGTGAGAGGTCAGAAATCAAACAGATTGGACTGCCGGGGTCCCCCGGCGTCTATATCCGCTTTTTTCTTGGTTCTCTTCGGTTTCTCCGGATCCGGCTCGGGAATTTTCTCTTCCGCCGCCATGCCGTATTCCTCGGCCATGGCGATTAGCATGGCTTCCTCCTCATCGTCGGGCATGTCGGAGGAGAACGAAGGCTGTGCAGAAGGCTCCTGAGCATGGTTTCCCCCTCCGAATTTCGACTTCATGCTTTTGGCCAGTGCCTTCCCTATCTTGGGGAGATCGGCGAGGAAAGACTCGTCGGCGGCCATCACATCCATCTCGGTTTTGATCCCGCTGTCGAACAGGACTCTAGCCCTGCTGCGTCCCACTCCGCGGAATCCGACCAGACCTAGGAGCTCCTCTTTGACTCCATATCTGATCCTGGTTATCAGCGGTTTGATCTTCACGGTCGCGTCCGGGTTGAATATCATGGCGATCTCGCCCATGGCGTACAGGATCCAGTCCATCATGTCGATCCTTGATCTTATGTCGCCGGGGCCAATCCCCATCTCATCGGTGATGATCTCCTCTGGAATCTCCTCGATCCATCTCTCGGCCAGCAGAGCCGTCTTCAGGTCGCTGTAAAGGAATTCGGGGTCGTAATCTTCGATGTCATCGGGATCCACGAGATACGCGTCATCCATCCTCGCGGCGGCGGCCGTAAGGGAATCCCCGTCGCATTTCTTGGGGAACATGCCCAGCACATCGGGGGTCATGGCGGCAGCGACTAGGATCGGGAACGTCTCGGTGTCGTCCCTTATCTTCATCACCGCATCCCTCAATATCGACGCGGAAATCGGATCTATGCACATGTCGGAGATCCTTTTTCCGAACGGGAGTGCGACTATCCTGCTCCCTTCGCGGACCACCATGCACTCCTCTTCGAGGAATCCGATGGTCCTTTCCACAACCGATTCTATCCCGAACATCTGCGAGGTCGTCCCGAAGAAGGTGTCCCTGAGAAAATCCAGGACCGTATCTTCGGACCAGGCGTCTCCGGTGGCTATCAGTCCGAGCATATGGCTTCTGAGGACATTCTCCCCGAAGAGCTTGGATGTAAGCCTTTCTGTGTCGTGGTTTACGTAATCGTCCATCAGATGGTCGGCGTCGTTGATGTTCTTCGCTATCAGGACGGCTTCCCCATACGGATCGAATCTCGGCCTGCCGGCGCGGCCGCTCATCTGCTTTATCTCCATTACGGGGAGCGGCACGTTGCCTGCGTTTGTCTCGAAGCGCGTCGTGTCTCTGATCACTACTCTTCTTGCTGGGAGATTGATCCCGGCTGCGAGGGTGGGGGTAGCCACTATGCATTTTATCCTGCCTTGGCGGAAGCCATCCTCGATGAACTTCCTCTGCCTGTACGTGAGCCCGGCGTTGTGGAATGCCACCCCGCATCTCACGCATTCGGCCAGCTTCCTTCCGGATGCTGTGGATTCGGCCTCTCCCTCCAGGATGTATGCCTCCGCTCCGGATAGCTTTGTGCCGACTATCTTGGACAGCGGCTTGCCGAATCTGGCGGCCAAGGATTCCGTGGAGCGCCTGCTGTTCACGAACACTATGCTTTGGCCGCCCTCTCTGATCGTCTGCTCCACAAGGTTC belongs to Candidatus Methanomethylophilaceae archaeon and includes:
- a CDS encoding DEAD/DEAH box helicase, with the protein product MRVDELDIPERIAEALKAEGFLELHPPQAEAIPVALEGKSVVAAIPTASGKSLIGYIPALKTITRGSKVLYIVPLKALASEKKDDFDRFSDLGVKVHLSSGDLDAEDRGISEANVVVATSEKADSMIRHGSEWIRDVGLVIADEIHMIHDPGRGPTLEVALTKLMRRNKDLQIIALSATISNAEDLAEWLHAELIKSDWRPIPLKEGVYFDGTIRFGDGSRREVESTGKDEVWNLVEQTIREGGQSIVFVNSRRSTESLAARFGKPLSKIVGTKLSGAEAYILEGEAESTASGRKLAECVRCGVAFHNAGLTYRQRKFIEDGFRQGRIKCIVATPTLAAGINLPARRVVIRDTTRFETNAGNVPLPVMEIKQMSGRAGRPRFDPYGEAVLIAKNINDADHLMDDYVNHDTERLTSKLFGENVLRSHMLGLIATGDAWSEDTVLDFLRDTFFGTTSQMFGIESVVERTIGFLEEECMVVREGSRIVALPFGKRISDMCIDPISASILRDAVMKIRDDTETFPILVAAAMTPDVLGMFPKKCDGDSLTAAAARMDDAYLVDPDDIEDYDPEFLYSDLKTALLAERWIEEIPEEIITDEMGIGPGDIRSRIDMMDWILYAMGEIAMIFNPDATVKIKPLITRIRYGVKEELLGLVGFRGVGRSRARVLFDSGIKTEMDVMAADESFLADLPKIGKALAKSMKSKFGGGNHAQEPSAQPSFSSDMPDDEEEAMLIAMAEEYGMAAEEKIPEPDPEKPKRTKKKADIDAGGPRQSNLFDF